ACTTGCCCGCTCCGTTTTCGCCCATCAGCGAATGAATCTCGCCGGGGCGCAGAGAGAAGTCGACGTTGTCGAGCGCAAGCACACCCGGGAACCGGATGGTGATGCCACGCATCTCGACAATCAGTGGGACATCGGTGTCCGCAGGCATGGTGGTGCGTTCCTTCGAATGAGAGGGTCTGGACGGCGACCTCCGTGGTGGAGTCGGACGAACCGACTCCACCACGGAGTGTGTCACAGGCTGAAGGGTGAAACCCTCCAAGCCCGAGTCTTAGTAGAGCCTGGAGTCGATGACTTCAGCTGCTTCTTCCTGCGTGAACTTCTGGTCCTCGACAAAGTACGTCTTGTCGACGTCGTTGCCAGCGAGCACGTCCTTGACGATGCCTGCTGCCAGTTCACCCAGAAGCGGGTTGCACTCGACGATGTAGTTGATCTTGCCGTCGACGAGCGCCTGCATTCCGTCCTTCACAGCGTCAATCGTGACGATCTTGATGTCTTCGCCTGGCTTGCCGCCAGCCGCTTCGATCGCCTCGATGGCACCAAGACCCATGTCGTCGTTGTGTGCGTAGACCAGGTCGATTCCATCGATGCCGTACTTGGCGATGAATCCCTCCATGACGGTCTTGCCGCCATCACGAGTGAAGTCACCCGTCTGGGAGTCGATGGTCTCGATGGCCGTGCCCTCGATGGCTTCGTTGAAGCCCTCAGCGCGGTCGTTCGCTGGCGCCGAACCGGTGGTGCCCTCAAGGACAACCATCTTGGTCGGGGTGTCGCCGAACTCTTCTGCCGCCCACTCACCTGCGTAGACGCCCTCAGTCCTGAAGTCGAGACCCACCCAGGCCGCGTACAGGTCGTCAGGCGCACTGACGGTGCGGTCCTCGAGGATGACGGGGATGCCCGCATCCTTCGCCTCTTGGAGCACGTCATCCCAGCCGTCTTCCACAATCGGGGCGATGACGATGGCGTCGACACCCTGGTTGATGAAGTTACGGACGAACGTGATCTGAGCGGCGGGGTCGTTGTCGGCAGCGTTGAAGATCAGTTCGAAGCCGTTCTCTGCCGAGAAAGCCGTCTTCATGGACTCGGTGTTCGCCGAGCGCCAGCCGCTTTCTGAACCGGTCTGGGCGAAGCCGACGGTGATGACGTCGCCTGAGTCGCCGCCGGCGCCTGGCGCAGCACCCGTCGCGTCGCTGTCGTCAGAGTCACTCGAGCAAGCGGTCAGCGCAAGCGCTGCCGCCCCGGCGAGCGCAATAGTGGATAAGAAACGTTTCCTCATGTCAAGACCTCCTCGTCCTGCTCCGGCATCGTTGCCGGTTCGGGTGTGGTTTCCCGCGGCACCGCATCGCGGGCCGTGTCTCGAATATTAGCGCTAACAATTGGCTGTTGCGCAAGTCACCCAGGTCACAATTGGGTATCGCTGAACGGGGAAGCGGCAGAATCTCCTCGAACTAGAGGCCTCTCGATGGCCTCAAAAGTGAGGGTTCACATTCCGCGTGGGTTCTGTGCATCTCCTGTGACATCACGACCGGCATGGTGCACATCGTCCCGATAGGGCCCACGCTAGGCGCTCAGCCACCGCCGCGCAATGGCTGGGACCCCTGTTGCTCAGTCGTGATCAGAGGTGCGCAAGGATGGATACATGACTTCCGCGCTCTTCTCCCCGCTCACCATTCGCTCCGTCACCGCCCGCAACAGGGTGTGGGTCAGCCCCATGTGCCAATACTCGTGCGAAGACCAGGACGGGATGGTGAACGACTGGCACCTCGTCCACCTCGGCTCTTTCGCGCGCGGCGGAGCCGGCATCGTGATGGCGGAGGCGACCGCCGTCAGTCCAGAGGGCCGCATCTCGCCGTGGTGCACCGGCATCTGGAACGATGCGCAGCGTGATGCGTGGGGACGCATCACCGCCTTCATCAAAGGCCAGGGCGCCGTTCCTGCTATTCAGTTGCAGCACGCGGGACGCAAGGCGTCGACCTACCGCGATTGGTCGGGCAAAGGCACGGTCCCCCTCTCCGACGGTGGCTGGCAGACCGTCGGTCCTTCCGCCGTTGCCTTTCCCGGCTACGACGCACCCGTTGAGCTTGACGCACAAGGCATCGCCGACGTCGTCGCCGACTTTGGCGCCGCAGCGCGCCGCTCACTCGAGGCGGGCTTCGAGGTGTTGGAGATCCACGCGGCCCACGGCTACCTGCTCCACCAGTTCCTGTCCCCCTTGAGCAATCACCGGACCGATGCCTGGGGTGGATCGCTCGAGAACCGCTCGCGCCTCCTCCTCGATGTGGTGCGAGAGGTGCGACGCGTAGCGGGCGAGGACATCCCCGTGTTCGTCAGGGTCAGCGCGACGGACTGGCTCGAGCCAGAGGGGTGGACGCTCGATGAGACCGTCACCCTCGCTGGGTGGGTGCGCGAGGCCGGTGGCGACGTCATCGACACCTCGACAGGGGGCAACATCACTGGCGTGACGATCCCGTCTTCGCCCGGTTACCAGGTATCTCACGCCACGGCAATCAAGCAAGGCTCTGGCATTGTCACCACCGCCGTCGGCCAGATCACCGAAGCGGAGCAGGCGGAGGAGATCGTGGCGTCGGGCAAGGCGGACGCGGTGTTCGTGGCGCGCCAATTCATGCGCGAACCCCACCTACCTCAGCGGTGGGCCGCGCAACTGGGAGCGGATGCGACCTATCCGCCCCAGTACTCGCGCGGCCGCTGGCCGAGCATCTAGTCGCCTACTCGAAGCGGGTGGAGGCGATCTCGGTAGAGCGCCTCACCACACCGAACGATCCGCTGACGGCGACCGCCGCGATGGCAACCGAGCCCAGCAGCGCCCACCAATACAGCGGATCCGGCCACGTGAAGTAGAGGCCGTTGCCCAACGTCTTGACCATGACAAACGCCAGGGCAAAGCCCAGACCGGCCGATGCCACGAGGGTCACCGCGAGCGGCATGGCCGCCTCGATGGCGATCGTGCGACGGAGATCGCTGACAGGCATCCCGCCCAAGCGCAGAAGCCCAAAGGTGCGCTTGCGGTCCAGTGCAGCTGCCACGGTCGCCACCGTGAGCGACAGCGCCGAGATCCCCACGGCGATCGCCATCCCGATGTACGCGAGCATTGCGAGTTGATAAGTCAGCGAGAGAGTGGCGGCCCCGCCATACTCCGCGCGCGTCACTGGCGACAGCGTCATGGAACCGGCGACCTCAAGGGCGGTGCGCGCCCTATCCACGGCGCCTGGCGAACCATCGGTCAGCGCCACGAGGTAGTCGGCCGGCGCGCCGTCAGGTGCGGTCGCGGGGACCGCTTGCTGGGGGCCATCCTGTTGGAAGTCGCCGGCGAGCATGGCGTAAATGTCCACCGCCACGTAGCTGCCTTGAGGCACGCCTGTTGCACCGAGAGCGATTGCTTCCTCGCGTGTCACGGTAGGCATTCCGGAAGCGTCGTTCCTGTACGCAACCACCACCTGTTCGACGCCCGCAGTGGTACGGGCGGCGTCGGCCATCGCGTCGGCGTCCGAACTCTCGTCGAGAGCGGCTGCGACGGCGCTCAGCGGAAGCAAACCCGGTTCTTCCTCTTCGGTAGCAAGACCGTTGACCGAACTCACGACACCGGACAGCATGCTGACAATGAAGACGGCCACCACCACGCCAGCAACCGAGCGGAACGTGGCCCGCGGGTGGCGAGCCAAGCGACTCGCCGCCACAAGCGACGCCCCCGTGCGCGCTTGCCGTGCGAAGACAAGGCTCGCAACCTTGGTGAGCCACGAGCCCGCCAGAACGATTCCGAAGGCCACCATGGCGAAACCGCCGATCAGCCCCAGAATGATGGCGTTCGCGGGCGCTGACGGGTCGGTTGCCCACGCGGCGGAACCCGTGAAGAGCACCAGGCCCACGACGAGCACGATCACGCGCCTCCACGTGGCAGGCTTCTCCGCTCGCTCGCGCGAGGCACCCAGCGCGCCATGCTCATCGCGATAGGCGCGCCACCATGCAGCGCCCGCACCGAGGGCCGCCATCCCGAGCACGGTGGCCACCACCCACACCACAGAAGGGGTGAGGTCGGCCGCGTAGGACTGGGTGCCGTTGACCGGCAGCAAGACGGCCGCAGGGCGGATCGCACTGGCCACGCCAATGCCCACGACAGCTCCGGCCAGCGAGGCGACTCCCATCTCAAGCGCGGCCAATCCCGCCATCGCGCGTCGGCCAGCGCCAATGAGTCGAACCGTTGCGTAACGTTCGCGTCGGGCGGCCGCTCCCAACTGGGACACGATGCCTACGAGCAGCGCAATCGGCACCAAGAGTGCAACGGAGCCGACCCCGATGACGATCCGGTAGAGCACCGACTCTGCGTGGGGGCCCTTGTCAGGGAAGCCCTTTTGGACTCGGGCATTGGCTTCTGCCGAGAGCATCTCCCAGTCGGTCGCGACGAGGGCCACTACCTGGTCAGGCCCCTTGAGGGCGCCGCGTGGGATCTCGCCCTGGAAAGTGCCGAATCGGTCTGACAGTTCGTCGTCCGGGTAACGTTCGATGAGGGCAACCAGAGCAGGAGAGGCGTAGTACTGGCCCGCCTCCAAAGCCTCGAGACCCGCCGGGAACTCGACGGTCGTGGTGGGCGTCGTGGCCACCACCACTTTCTCGAATGCCTCCCCCCGGAAATAGTCGGGCGTGTTGTGAAGGAGTACCGCATCGTCGGCCGGGGCGATGGGGATAAGGTCGGCCGTTTCGGTGAAGTCGCGATAGGGGCCCGTAGACGTGGTCCATCCGTCGCGCTCGTCCCGCTCAGGTAGGTGTAGATACGCGCCCAACAGGATGAGCAGCATGCCTGTCCCCAAGGCAACCCCCGCGGCGATACCGACGAGCCGTCGCATCGAGCCAGCAGCGCCGAAGACGATAAGCCTTGCAGCGGATGGGCTCATGAGGTGGCCCCGCGCGAGGCGGCGCTCAACTTGCCGTCGCGGACAATCACCTCGCGGTCGGCGTAAGCGGCGGTGCGAGGGTCGTGGGTGATGAGCATGACGGTGGTGCCGGTCTCTCTCACAGCATCCAGCATCGCCGTCAGCACCTTCTCGCCAGCAATGGAGTCGAGTGATCCGGTCGGCTCGTCGGCGAAGATGACGCTCGGCTGGGTCACGAGTGCCCTCGCGATCGCGACTCGCTGTGCCTGGCCTCCTGACATGTCGCCAGGGACCTTGGCCACCTGGTCGGACAAGTCGAGGCGATCGAGCCACTTGCGGGCCCTCACCGTCGCTGCCCTACGCCCCATTCCGTTCATCAGCAAGGGCAGGGCCACGTTGTCGAGCGCGGTCAGGTCGGGAAGGAGTTGGCCGAACTGAAAGACGAAGCCGATGCGCTCCAAGCGCAGTTTGGCCCGCTGATCAGCGTTGAGTGCCGTGACGTCTGTATCGCCGATGACCACCTGACCCTCGTCGGGCGCGAGCACTCCTGCGAGGCAGTGAATGAGCGTCGACTTGCCGGAGCCTGACGGCCCCATCACGGCGAGCACTTCGCCCTGGTTGACGTCGAGGTCGATGCCCCTCAAGGCCTCTGTCGTGCCAAATGTCTTGTGAAGGCCGATGGCCTGGATCAGCGGCGCACCAGGGGCGGTAGGGGCTAGAACGGGGTTCAGTGCGATGTCAGCCATGGCGGCGGACCTCCTCACGCATGTCGGTGAGGCGTGCGCTGGTCATGTCGATCCACCGCAAATCAGCCTCGATTTGGAAAAGGGCATGGTCAATGGCGAGTCGCTCCAGCAAGGGAGCGTGTTGCTTCGCTCGAGTGAGTTCACGCATTCGTGCGAGGTGTTCGCTGCGTTGGAGGTCGAGCAGATCTTCTGCGTCGCTGTCCAACATGCAGGCCAACACGACCTTGACAAAGAGGTTGTCGGCGAGCTCTGGCGCTGGCCTATCTGGAGTCGCGAACCACTCGCGAATTCGGCCCTTGCCCGCTTCCGTGATGGCGTAGCGCTTACGGTCAGGCCCTGCGCCGGCCTCCTCGCCGAGAGTCGTGAGAAGTCCGTCTCGAATCATGCGAGCGAGCGCGGCATACACCTGCCCGAAGGCGATCGGCTTGCCCCTGCCGAACACCTCGTCGTAACGGTGCTTGAGGTCATATCCGTACGAGGAACCCGTGTCGACGAGGCCAAGGAGTGCGAGTGACTTGTCCATGCGGCAACTATACACATGGTGTATACCCTGAGTGTCTATGGGGGAATCCCCTGATCTTGACCCCCAAAAGACTGCGGCCGCCGACCACTAGAAGGGGTCGACGGCCGCGGTGCGAAAGTGGCGTTGAGGTTACGGGGTCGCTCGCCTCAGTAGCCCAAATCCGGCGATGCCACACCCGAGCGTGACGGGCAGGGTCCAACTCAGAACGACGAACAGCGAGTTGTCGGTGAAGAAACTGCCCACCGATCCCCACGCGCTCGCCTCAGTGATCCACCATGCGAGAGCAACCAACACGAGCGCAATGCTGAAGACCTCGGTCAGCAGGCCGTTGACCTTCCAGCGCATCCAGACCCCAGCCGACGCTGCTCCGATGAAGAAGAACATCAACAGCAAGACAAAGAAGGCATAGGCGTTGAGCCATAGCGGTTGTGACATCGAGCCAAAGGGCGAGAAGAAGTAGCCACGAAGCCCCCAGCCATCGGTGAGCCGCTCCAGCCATCCAAGGACAGTGAAGGCCGTCGCGTAGAAGGCGGTGAGCATCAGGAAGTACGCCGACGACCCGAGGTAGTAGTCGCGTCGCGTCACGGACATGCCCAAAGCGAACCGGAACGACGCGCTCATGGCCTGAATCGCGACCACCATCATGTAGATCAGGATCCAGCTCACCCCGCCGTTATTGGTGAAAGCGTCGGTCTCAAGTTCCGGCCCCGCAGCCCTCGTCACGATCGCCCAGATCGCGTAATTGAGACCGAAGATGCCGCCAGTGATCAACCACGGGGTGATGAGCGTGGTCCAGGGGTTCGTCATGTGCAAGCGCACCACGTTTGCTATGCGACGGCGGCTTCCCTGGATTTCGCTGGGGGTGTCTACTGCGGTGGCGGTCATCGCACTGCTCCCTCGTTGTTGTCGACGGTGCGTCCACCCGTCCTGCTCACGATGAGTTGTTGGAGCGACACAGGGCCAACCTCCAGCCCCGCATCTCGTGCGGACCGAAGTTCTGCGTCGTCAAGGCCTGCAACGGTCACCGAGGCGATGCCGCCCACTTGCTGGACGCCGAGCACCTCTCTGCCGGCAGCGAAGGCGTGTACGGCGTCGGCTCCCCCGACAAGCGTCGCGGCCTGCGACCGCAAATCCTCTGCCTCGGCGTCGATGAGGACCGTGCCGTCGTCGACCACGACGACGCGCTCAAGCAGGTTGGATGCCTCGTCGATCAGATGCGTCGACAAGACCACCGTGCGCGGGCGCTCCGCGTAGTCGGCAAGCAAGTGGTCATAGAACATTTGCCGCGCGACGGCGTCCAGACCCGCGTAGGGCTCGTCAAAGTAGGTGAGTTCAGCACGTGAGGCGAGACCGATAATCACGCCGATGGCGGAGCGCTGTCCGCGTGACATCTTCTTGATGGGCCTGCCGAGCGGAGGGGCGAAGTCCTCGACAAGCCTTGCGGCGAAGGAGTCGTCCCATGCGCCGAAGAAGTGGGAGGCAGCCGTCAGCGCATGACGCCCCTTGAAGTCTTCCGGATACACCTGCGCCTCGTTGATGAAGCACACCCTGTCCAGGACCGCCGCGTTCTCGACCGGTGACTGCCCAAAGATCTTCACGTCTCCCGCCGTGGCGAACTCCTGGCCCGTCATGAGCTTCATGAGCGTCGTCTTGCCCGCACCGTTGCGACCCAGCAGGCCGTGAATACCTTCGCGTTCGAAGGAGAAGGACACGTCGCTGACGGCCTCCACTTTGCCGAATCGTTTGGTGAGGTGGTTGACCTCGACGATGGCGTTCATCGCCTCGCCTCCTTCGTGATCATGTCCGCCAACTGCGCTGGCGAGATGGCGAGCTTCGCGGCTTCCGCAACGAGCGGCTGCACGTAGTCGGTGCGGAAGGCGTCACGCCGCGCCTGGACGAGGGATTCCCTCGCGCCGGTCGCGACAAACATGCCGATTCCGCGCCGCTTGTAGAGGACACCTGCTTCAACAAGCACATTGACTCCTTTGAGTGCCGTCGCCGGATTGATCCTGTGAAAGGCGGCGAGTTCGTTGATAGAGGGCACTTGAGACTCCTCCGGCATGGTGCCGTCTACGATCTGCCCTTCGATCTGCTCGGCGATCTGGACGAAGAGTGGCCGTCCGTCGTCCATCGCTCGCTCCTGGTCTATTGGTTAGTCGGTGCAGTAACTAACTAACCATGTTGGGGTGGCGTTGTCAACACCGACGCTGTCGCCCTCGCAGCATGGCCCTACAGTAAGAGCCATGTCAGACGCACCTTTGGTTTGGATCGACTGCGAGATGACGGGCCTCGATCTCACCGGCGACGCCCTCATCGAGGTGGCGTGCATCGTCACCGATGCGGAACTCAACCCCTTGGGAGACGGCGTGGCGGTCGTCATCAAACCCCCTGTCGGGGCGGTCGAAGCGATGAGCGACTTCGTGCGCGAGATGCACGTCACCTCTGGCCTGCTCCCCGAACTCGAGGCAGGATTCTCGATGGAAGAGGCTCAGCGGCTCGTCGTGGAATACGTCAAGGAACACGTCAAGGGCTTCCGGGCGCCGCTCGCCGGAAACACGGTGGGCATGGACAAGGCCTTCCTCGAGCGTGACATGCCAGAGCTCATGGACCTGCTGCACTACCGCGTCGTTGACGTGAGCTCCATCAAGGAACTCGTGAGGCGTTGGTACCCGCGCGTGTTCTTCAACGCACCGGCCAAGACAGGCGGGCACCGCGCTCTCGGCGACATTGAGGACTCGATTCAAGAACTGCGGTACTACAGGGAGTCGATCTTCGCCCAAGCGCCGGGTCCCGACTCCGACGCAGCGAAGGCCGCCGCTGCCGCCGTGGTCGAGGCTCACTCTCACTAAGCCGCACCTCTCGGCGGCTGTCTCACCGCGGGCGTGCACCATCACGTGCGCCTCGCGGTACACTTTTCGCTGGCCCTCGGGCCGATGGTGGCTATAGCTCAGTTGGTAGAGCACCGCGTTGTGGTCGCGGGGGCCGCGGGTTCAAGTCCCGTTAGCCACCCCAGCAGGGCAAAGGGCTCCGGCATCAGCCGGGGCCCTCTTGTCTTTCACCCCTCGCGCCTGTTGCGTACCTGGAACCGAGGGGGCCGTCTCTTGTCGAGGCGGTTCGCGTGCCGGACAGGCTATCGTGAGGGCGTGATTCACGTGAGCACGCCAGGGAGGCACGAGTGATTGCCGCATTGACCGGCGCTGGCCTTTCGGCCGCAGCGGGACTGAACGCCTTCATACCACTCGTCGTGGTCGGGGTGTTTGCACGCTTCACCACGTTCATCGAGTTGCCAGAGAACCTCATGTGGCTCCAAGAGTGGCCGACTCTCATCATCGCGTTGTTGCTGCTCACCTCCGAACTCGTACTCGACAAGATCCCTGGTGTCGACCACGTGAACGACCTGATCCAGACGGGAGTGCGGCCGCTCGTCGGCGGCGTCATCTTTGCCGCAAGCTCCTCGGCTGCCGAACTAGAGGCCGGACAGTTCTGGACAGAGAACCCCATGATCGCC
The Demequina sp. TMPB413 DNA segment above includes these coding regions:
- a CDS encoding ABC transporter substrate-binding protein, encoding MRKRFLSTIALAGAAALALTACSSDSDDSDATGAAPGAGGDSGDVITVGFAQTGSESGWRSANTESMKTAFSAENGFELIFNAADNDPAAQITFVRNFINQGVDAIVIAPIVEDGWDDVLQEAKDAGIPVILEDRTVSAPDDLYAAWVGLDFRTEGVYAGEWAAEEFGDTPTKMVVLEGTTGSAPANDRAEGFNEAIEGTAIETIDSQTGDFTRDGGKTVMEGFIAKYGIDGIDLVYAHNDDMGLGAIEAIEAAGGKPGEDIKIVTIDAVKDGMQALVDGKINYIVECNPLLGELAAGIVKDVLAGNDVDKTYFVEDQKFTQEEAAEVIDSRLY
- a CDS encoding NADH:flavin oxidoreductase/NADH oxidase; its protein translation is MTSALFSPLTIRSVTARNRVWVSPMCQYSCEDQDGMVNDWHLVHLGSFARGGAGIVMAEATAVSPEGRISPWCTGIWNDAQRDAWGRITAFIKGQGAVPAIQLQHAGRKASTYRDWSGKGTVPLSDGGWQTVGPSAVAFPGYDAPVELDAQGIADVVADFGAAARRSLEAGFEVLEIHAAHGYLLHQFLSPLSNHRTDAWGGSLENRSRLLLDVVREVRRVAGEDIPVFVRVSATDWLEPEGWTLDETVTLAGWVREAGGDVIDTSTGGNITGVTIPSSPGYQVSHATAIKQGSGIVTTAVGQITEAEQAEEIVASGKADAVFVARQFMREPHLPQRWAAQLGADATYPPQYSRGRWPSI
- a CDS encoding ABC transporter permease, with the translated sequence MSPSAARLIVFGAAGSMRRLVGIAAGVALGTGMLLILLGAYLHLPERDERDGWTTSTGPYRDFTETADLIPIAPADDAVLLHNTPDYFRGEAFEKVVVATTPTTTVEFPAGLEALEAGQYYASPALVALIERYPDDELSDRFGTFQGEIPRGALKGPDQVVALVATDWEMLSAEANARVQKGFPDKGPHAESVLYRIVIGVGSVALLVPIALLVGIVSQLGAAARRERYATVRLIGAGRRAMAGLAALEMGVASLAGAVVGIGVASAIRPAAVLLPVNGTQSYAADLTPSVVWVVATVLGMAALGAGAAWWRAYRDEHGALGASRERAEKPATWRRVIVLVVGLVLFTGSAAWATDPSAPANAIILGLIGGFAMVAFGIVLAGSWLTKVASLVFARQARTGASLVAASRLARHPRATFRSVAGVVVAVFIVSMLSGVVSSVNGLATEEEEPGLLPLSAVAAALDESSDADAMADAARTTAGVEQVVVAYRNDASGMPTVTREEAIALGATGVPQGSYVAVDIYAMLAGDFQQDGPQQAVPATAPDGAPADYLVALTDGSPGAVDRARTALEVAGSMTLSPVTRAEYGGAATLSLTYQLAMLAYIGMAIAVGISALSLTVATVAAALDRKRTFGLLRLGGMPVSDLRRTIAIEAAMPLAVTLVASAGLGFALAFVMVKTLGNGLYFTWPDPLYWWALLGSVAIAAVAVSGSFGVVRRSTEIASTRFE
- a CDS encoding ABC transporter ATP-binding protein, whose amino-acid sequence is MADIALNPVLAPTAPGAPLIQAIGLHKTFGTTEALRGIDLDVNQGEVLAVMGPSGSGKSTLIHCLAGVLAPDEGQVVIGDTDVTALNADQRAKLRLERIGFVFQFGQLLPDLTALDNVALPLLMNGMGRRAATVRARKWLDRLDLSDQVAKVPGDMSGGQAQRVAIARALVTQPSVIFADEPTGSLDSIAGEKVLTAMLDAVRETGTTVMLITHDPRTAAYADREVIVRDGKLSAASRGATS
- a CDS encoding PadR family transcriptional regulator, with the translated sequence MDKSLALLGLVDTGSSYGYDLKHRYDEVFGRGKPIAFGQVYAALARMIRDGLLTTLGEEAGAGPDRKRYAITEAGKGRIREWFATPDRPAPELADNLFVKVVLACMLDSDAEDLLDLQRSEHLARMRELTRAKQHAPLLERLAIDHALFQIEADLRWIDMTSARLTDMREEVRRHG
- a CDS encoding ABC transporter permease, with amino-acid sequence MTATAVDTPSEIQGSRRRIANVVRLHMTNPWTTLITPWLITGGIFGLNYAIWAIVTRAAGPELETDAFTNNGGVSWILIYMMVVAIQAMSASFRFALGMSVTRRDYYLGSSAYFLMLTAFYATAFTVLGWLERLTDGWGLRGYFFSPFGSMSQPLWLNAYAFFVLLLMFFFIGAASAGVWMRWKVNGLLTEVFSIALVLVALAWWITEASAWGSVGSFFTDNSLFVVLSWTLPVTLGCGIAGFGLLRRATP
- a CDS encoding ABC transporter ATP-binding protein, which produces MNAIVEVNHLTKRFGKVEAVSDVSFSFEREGIHGLLGRNGAGKTTLMKLMTGQEFATAGDVKIFGQSPVENAAVLDRVCFINEAQVYPEDFKGRHALTAASHFFGAWDDSFAARLVEDFAPPLGRPIKKMSRGQRSAIGVIIGLASRAELTYFDEPYAGLDAVARQMFYDHLLADYAERPRTVVLSTHLIDEASNLLERVVVVDDGTVLIDAEAEDLRSQAATLVGGADAVHAFAAGREVLGVQQVGGIASVTVAGLDDAELRSARDAGLEVGPVSLQQLIVSRTGGRTVDNNEGAVR
- a CDS encoding GntR family transcriptional regulator, translating into MDDGRPLFVQIAEQIEGQIVDGTMPEESQVPSINELAAFHRINPATALKGVNVLVEAGVLYKRRGIGMFVATGARESLVQARRDAFRTDYVQPLVAEAAKLAISPAQLADMITKEARR
- the orn gene encoding oligoribonuclease — encoded protein: MSDAPLVWIDCEMTGLDLTGDALIEVACIVTDAELNPLGDGVAVVIKPPVGAVEAMSDFVREMHVTSGLLPELEAGFSMEEAQRLVVEYVKEHVKGFRAPLAGNTVGMDKAFLERDMPELMDLLHYRVVDVSSIKELVRRWYPRVFFNAPAKTGGHRALGDIEDSIQELRYYRESIFAQAPGPDSDAAKAAAAAVVEAHSH